Proteins from a single region of Gambusia affinis linkage group LG12, SWU_Gaff_1.0, whole genome shotgun sequence:
- the greb1l gene encoding GREB1-like protein isoform X1: MGNSYAGQLKSARFEEALHNSIEASLRSSSGDPQPIFTQLYLEPEAYPADVKSKADMPLQGEEGQDPLNSHSSNDLEELEDDDDSDSSSPPLPYLQTPAPDGCCTLDGIISTGFCQAGKDLRLVTIAAEPIEVPAGFELVGAKSPSIPEHILVCAVDRRFLPDENGKNALLGFSGNCVGCGEKGFRYFTEFSNHINLKLSTQPKKQKHLKYYLVKNSQGALCKGPLICWKVCPLLAFLDSKTRQFSSGVLTSKPSSSSSLSSKENGGTSGHSSSPFSLSDSPPTRMAQASSVFFGSQDLGRDCSFLKPLASTPGNKTLPIVPTALRVNGPTNGLGVDVHTSLLSPSQVSLVPQAQGYRTPDLGDSPVSSAMNSGPPKKRHRSWHPSTLVPVPPTAVPVPAIRPIVGSPGSVLAVSSPQPLAAGVIQPQPINAGETVIVPENLLNSSGVRPVILIGHGTLPYFYGNVGNIVVSPLLVSCYKSSQLTEKNLETLGLHSSQMLSVEMMILLTLQYLARLASNQIPLREELEQIVLKAMLCCPGNPAISPSQLPWLARLEASVSGGSVQVVVTHNSLGEGISESLRSLSEGPQHQQRLPTYVVIICASKMNGNEFCVLVLGKYQARALAEGMLTTNEFLKEISYELITGKVGVLASHFKTTSLGDNLDKQLVRYQRRRKGQVIQPFQGDVTENIHSQEPASMSPPPDTVELLNRVFQIYPAQLTVARSLLSQVCSIADSGTQNLDLGRFCKVDFLVLVPPSHILVHQTAQRIRQSGVLVDLGNEDTSTAHQKSEKYVVRLDADVHTKMEAFMKKVKQNPYTLFVLIHDNSHVDLTSALSGSVCHGELQGLADRVVNCQEVLDAMNLLVLQVSCFPYTLQTHQSRISIHNEIHWPSSDHLQREQPPHELVYFGLRDYSCSLQWGVASPILRCDDAFEKMVHTLLERHPHLHSMVIRSYLLIQQYTEAMMALTSSPSLRDHITPETLAMVEDLINAPSREGSQGRGHMLLVRVPSLQLAMLARERLEDVRDKLGLQLCFAVLLGSPASELNLSRNFINFLRTWRGCQNEEWVPHTYEDLEGLPCIIILTGKDPLGETFPRSLKYTDLRLIDSSYLTRTALEQEVGLACTYVSLDVVQESKTSTAPRESDGEKTTGSLNDGDELERPQSNGSAATRTSGSLAENGVSSSDLADSFQKPSTSTSQPEGLVTSDVATLTEGFKQECDSLGSQLSSNPLKAPNAPPSNYSSSSSSSPSTSSSSTQRPSQSTQCGRASKCSRVSPRTVILSRAAYNLLSGESGSQLSSFSLLPHADVSWSSPLRPLITQNLQGADQSLYYRQWTVARQHHADYEAPPVPHPRRLLLSGPPQVGKTGAYLQFLRILFRMLIRLLEVDVYDDGEDEEAETTDATTPANTQWPDIEDIRKLPFDPNPRDPKFRKASPVYSDKMPKLFKAEFKKEGENQTQGKRVTKSIRLGRFAAHNAFHHCEQCHQYCEAVPTTQLSECSLHAFTFCSSMLGEEVQLQFFIPKAKEQHFVFSHQGSHLESLRLPLVSTKDSDLLKSPIFTPTTGRQEHGLLNLFHTMEGATHLHILVVKQFEMPHYRKYWPNHILLVLPAMFNSAGVGAARFMIKELSYHNLELERNRLEEQGVKRQDVWPFIVMMDDSCVLWNTFQPTDGSETSDGSSGITNVSLKTVLQHMENTPKISLYAICGVRKWSSSLAHKTPQDPFSRCHLHDLVLLNVDLTQNVQYDLNRYDCEEVDFNLRVNSSGLLICRFNNFFLMKKHIPVGGKKDFVVKPKLVEIENKAPISPSQYVCAPDSEQTLLDAPAQFLLENFLQSCSHRLFPKAVQNRNNPVLSIDSYLNLSPEISVCYINSRPHSTNLNHQGLVFSGLLLYLCDSFVVSGLLKNFRFLKGATLCVICQDRSSLRQTIVRLELEDEWQFRLRDEFQTANCSEDRPLYFLTGRHV, from the exons ATGGGAAATTCGTACGCGGGGCAGCTGAAGTCTGCTCGTTTCGAGGAGGCTCTCCACAACTCGATCGAAGCGTCGCTGCGCTCCAGTAGCGGAGATCCGCAGCCCATCTTTACACAACTCTACTTGGAGCCGGAGGCATATCCAG CAGATGTAAAGTCAAAAGCTGACATGCCACTCCAGGGTGAGGAGGGTCAGGATCCTCTGAACAGTCACTCTTCCAATgatctggaggagctggaggatgATGATGACTCCGACAGCAGCAGCCCTCCACTTCCCTACCTGCAAACTCCTGCGCCTGATGGCTGCTGCACACTCGATGGTATCATCTCAACag GATTTTGTCAAGCTGGAAAGGACCTCCGTCTCGTCACCATAGCAGCAGAGCCCATTGAAGTCCCAGCAGGCTTCGAGCTAGTCGGTGCCAAGTCTCCCAGCATCCCCGAGCACATTCTGGTGTGTGCCGTGGACCGCCGCTTTTTGCCCGACGAGAATGGGAAAAATGCACTTTTAG GTTTTTCAGGAAACTGTGTTGGCTGTGGTGAAAAGggtttcagatatttcacagaGTTTTCTAATCACATCAACCTGAAGTTATCCACCCAACCCAAGAAGCAGAAGCACTTAAAATACTACCTGGTGAAGAATTCACAGGGTGCTCTGTGCAAAGGACCCCTTATCTGCTGGAAAG TTTGTCCTCTGCTTGCTTTCCTAGACAGTAAAACCCGGCAGTTTTCCAGCGGCGTCTTGACCTCCAAACCGAGTTCATCCTCGTCTCTGAGCAGCAAAGAAAACGGTGGCACCAGTGGACACAGCTCGTCCCCCTTCTCCCTCTCAG ATTCCCCGCCCACTCGGATGGCACAAGCTTCCTCTGTCTTTTTTGGCAGTCAGGATCTTGGAAGGGACTGTAGTTTCCTCAAACCTCTGGCCTCCACTCCCGGAAACAAAACGTTGCCAATAG TACCCACGGCTCTTAGGGTGAACGGTCCAACCAACGGCCTGGGTGTTGATGTCCACACTTCTTTGCTGAGCCCCTCACAGGTCTCCTTGGTTCCTCAGGCTCAGGGGTATCGCACTCCTGATTTAGGAGACAGTCCTG TATCCTCTGCAATGAACTCCGGTCCCCCGAAGAAGCGCCATCGCAGCTGGCATCCCAGCACCTTGGTCCCAGTCCCACCAACGGCTGTCCCTGTGCCGGCAATCCGCCCAATAGTTGGCtctccag gttctgtATTAGCTGTGTCCTCTCCTCAGCCGCTGGCAGCTGGTGTCATTCAGCCCCAGCCTATCAACGCAGGAGAAACGGTCATCGTTCCTGAAAACCTGCTCAACTCTTCAGGCGTTCGTCCCGTCATCCTCATTG GGCATGGCACTTTACCTTATTTCTATGGGAACGTTGGCAATATAGTGGTgagccccctgctggtcagctgCTATAAGAGCAGccagctgacagaaaaaaacctggAGACATTGGGTCTCCACAGTAGCCAGATGCTCAGTGTGGAGATGATGATCCTGCTCACCTTGCAGTATCTTGCACGTTTAG CTTCAAACCAGATTCCTCTGAGGGAGGAGCTGGAGCAGATCGTCTTAAAGGCCATGCTGTGCTGTCCTGGGAATCCGGCCATCTCCCCATCCCAGCTTCCATGGCTGGCTCGACTGGAAGCGAGTGTCTCCGGGGGCAGCGTGCAGGTCGTGGTAACCCACAATTCTTTGGGGGAGGGAATTTCTGAGTCCCTCCGCTCTCTCAGTGAGGGTCCTCAGCATCAGCAGCGCCTGCCAACCTACGTTGTCATTATATGTGCCTCGAAAATGAATGGCAACGAGTTCTGTGTGCTTGTTTTAG GAAAGTACCAAGCACGCGCTTTAGCTGAAGGAATGCTCACAACCAATGAGTTTCTGAAGGAAATCAGCTACGAACTCATCACAGGGAAAGTTGGTGTCCTGGCATCTCATTTCAAAACAACCTCGCTTG gggACAATCTTGACAAGCAGCTCGTCCGATATCAGCGCAGACGGAAAGGACAGGTCATCCAGCCCTTCCAGGGCGATGTCACTGAGAACATCCACTCACAGGAGCCTGCCAGCATGTCACCACCACCAGACACAG TGGAGCTCCTAAATAGAGTCTTTCAGATCTATCCGGCCCAGCTGACTGTGGCTCGAAGTCTTCTCTCTCAAGTCTGCTCCATCGCTGATTCAGGGACCCAGAATCTGGATTTAGGTCGCTTTTGTAAAGTGGactttctggttctggttcctccatCTCACATTCTAGTGCACCAGACGGCCCAGCGCATCCGACAATCAG GAGTCCTTGTGGATTTGGGAAATGAAGATACGTCCACAGCCCACCAGAAATCAGAAAAGTATGTGGTGCGTCTAGACGCTGATGTTCACACCAAGATGGAGGCCTTCATGAAGAAAGTGAAGCAAAACCCCTACACCTTGTTTGTCCTCATCCATGACAACTCACATGTTGACCTCACAAG TGCCCTGTCAGGCTCAGTGTGCCATGGAGAGCTGCAGGGTCTGGCTGACCGGGTGGTGAACTGCCAGGAAGTCCTGGATGCCATGAACCTCTTGGTTCTGCAGGTCAGCTGCTTCCCTTACACCCTGCAGACCCACCAGTCCCGGATCAGCATCCACAATGAAATTCACTGGCCATCCAGTGACCATTTG CAGAGGGAGCAACCTCCTCATGAGTTGGTCTACTTTGGCCTGAGGGACTACAGCTGCTCCCTGCAGTGGGGCGTGGCCAGCCCCATCCTGCGTTGTGATGATGCATTTGAGAAAATGGTTCATACTCTCTTAGAGAG ACATCCACACCTGCACAGCATGGTGATTCGCAGCTACCTGCTGATTCAGCAATACACAGAGGCCATGATGGCCCTGACCTCTTCCCCGTCCCTGAGGGATCACATAACCCCAGAGACCCTGGCCATGGTGGAGGACCTGATAAACGCTCCGAGTCGAGAGGGCTCCCAGGGCCGCGGCCACATGCTGCTGGTACGCGTCCCCTCACTGCAGCTGGCGATGTTGGCCCGAGAGAGACTGGAAGATGTGAGGGACAAGCTGGGATTGCAGCTGTGCTTCGCAGTACTGCTAGGAAGTCCAGCGTCTGAACTCAACCTGTCCAGAAACTTCATCAACTTCCTCAGG ACTTGGAGAGGCTGTCAGAATGAAGAGTGGGTACCACACACGTATGAGGATCTAGAGGGGCTGCCTTGCATCATCATTCTCACAGGGAAAGACCCACTTGGAGAAACCTTCCCCCG GTCTCTGAAATATACGGACTTGCGTCTGATAGACTCCAGCTACCTGACCCGTACCGCCTTGGAGCAGGAGGTGGGTCTTGCCTGCACCTATGTTTCTCTGGATGTGGTCCAGGAGTCCAAGACTTCTACGGCTCCTCGGGAATCAGATGGAGAGAAAACTACAGGCAGTCTGAATGACGGGGATGAGCTGGAGAGACCTCAGAGCAACGGCAGCGCTGCCACCAGAACATCTG GCTCGCTGGCGGAGAACGGAGTCAGTTCATCTGACTTGGCCGATTCGTTCCAGAAGCCCTCCACTTCCACCTCCCAACCCGAAGGCCTCGTCACCTCAGATGTGGCCACACTAACTGAAGGATTCAAGCAAGAGTGTGACTCTCTTGGAAGCCAGCTCTCCTCCAACCCTCTGAAAGCCCCCAATGCCCCTCCATCCAATTACTCTagctcctcctcatcctccccctccacctcttcctcttccaCACAGAGGCCCAGCCAGTCCACGCAGTGCGGACGAGCGTCCAAGTGCTCCAGGGTGTCGCCGCGAACAGTCATCCTGTCACGGGCAGCGTACAACCTGCTGTCGGGGGAGTCGGGGAGTCAGCTGAGCTCCTTCTCACTTCTGCCTCACGCAGATGTGTCCTGGAGCAGTCCGCTGAGGCCTCTCATCACACAGAACCTGCAGGGGGCAGACCAGAGCCTGTACTACCGCCAGTGGACTGTTGCTAGGCAGCATCACGCTGATTATGAAGCACCACCTGTGCCACATCCACGACGCCTGCTCCTCAGCGGACCTccacaa GTGGGAAAAACCGGTGCGTACCTGCAGTTTCTACGCATCCTGTTTCGTATGCTCATTAGACTGCTTGAGGTCGATGTTTATGATGACGGAGAAGATGAGGAGGCAG AAACTACAGATGCTACGACTCCAGCAAACACACAGTGGCCCGACATTGAGGATATCCGAAAGCTGCCCTTTGACCCTAATCCCAGAGATCCTAAATTCAGGAAGGCCAGCCCGGTTTACTCTGATAAGATGCCAAAGTTATTTAAAG CAGAGTTTAAGAAAGAAGGAGAGAACCAAACACAAGGCAAGAGAGTGACCAAGTCAATACGTCTAGGCCGGTTTGCTGCCCACAATGCCTTTCACCACTGTGAACAGTGTCATCAATACTGTGAGGCAGTTCCTACTACACAG CTGTCGGAGTGCTCCTTACACGCTTTTACCTTCTGCTCATCCATGCTGGGAGAGGAGGTCCAACTCCAGTTTTTCATTCCTAAAGCCAAGGAGCAGCACTTTGTTTTCAGTCATCAGGGGAGCCATCTGGAAAGTTTACGACTGCCTCTCGTCTCCACAAAG GACTCTGATCTTTTGAAGAGTCCAATCTTCACCCCGACAACGGGACGCCAAGAGCACGGGCTGCTCAACCTCTTCCACACCATGGAGGGCGCCACTCATCTGCACATCCTGGTGGTCAAGCAGTTTGAGATGCCGCACTACAGGAAGTACTGGCCCAATCACATCCTGCTTGTCCTACCAGCAATGTTCAACAGTGCCGGAGTTG GTGCTGCTCGCTTCATGATCAAAGAGCTGTCATACCATAACCTAGAGCTGGAGAGGAACCGGCTGGAGGAGCAAGGTGTCAAGAGACAAGATGTATGGCCTTTCATTGTCATGATGGATGACTCGTGTGTGCTGTGGAACACCTTCCAGCCGACAGACGGAAG tgAAACCTCAGATGGAAGCTCAGGCATCACCAATGTGTCTTTGAAAACAGTGCTGCAGCACATGGAGAACACACCCAAAATCTCCCTGTATGCCATCTGCGGTGTTCGCAAGTGGAGCAGCAGCTTGGCCCACAAGACTCCCCAAGACCCCTTCAGTCGGTGTCACCTCCACGACCTTGTCCTCCTTAATGTGGACCTGACACAGAACGTTCAATATGACCTCAATCG GTACGATTGTGAGGAGGTGGACTTTAATCTGAGGGTGAACAGCAGCGGGTTGCTGATATGTCGCTTCAATAACTTTTTCCTGATGAAAAAACACATTCCAGTTGGGGGAAAGAAAGATTTTGTTGTCAAACCGAAGCTTGTG GAAATCGAAAACAAGGCTCCGATCAGCCCGTCTCAGTACGTTTGTGCCCCAGACAGCGAACAGACCCTATTAGACGCCCCGGCTCAGTTCCTGCTGGAAAACttcctgcagagctgcagccaCAGACTGTTTCCGAAAGCTGTTCAGAACAGGAACAACCCAGTTCTGTCCATTGATAGTTACCTCAACCTCAGCCCAGAG ATTTCTGTGTGCTACATCAACTCTCGCCCACACTCCACCAATCTCAACCATCAGGGTCTGGTGTTCAGTGGCCTGCTGCTTTACCTGTGTGACTCCTTTGTTGTTTCCGGACTCCTCAAGAACTTCCGCTTCCTGAAAG GCGCCACCCTCTGTGTGATCTGCCAGGACAGAAGTTCCCTGCGTCAGACCATCGTCCGACTGGAGCTGGAGGACGAGTGGCAGTTTCGTT